From a region of the Qipengyuania spongiae genome:
- a CDS encoding CHASE domain-containing protein gives MSRVSIAMASALERRASINSSYLRSGSALFSTQEIIDPQLFRRFVSELRLDSDYRGAEGIGWARRIGADEVPALERRLSAYRVGPVEITPSLSEMPRDRLVPVTLLQPDTARNRRAIGYDMYSDPVRRAAMDEAERLLRPTASGRVTLKQEIAGTAAGFVIYMPVFENARGQRRVKGFVYSPFSAQDFLSSAAELVDIGDFSVVLYDGANGGGSLMGQINGEDEPRSSTRQAVAIANRNMTVEISSSRSNALSSLSMITLIFGLAVASLLMLVSRLLTRQALEDQRSLDWFAEQNSIRDSLTRELNHRVKNTLANVLSIVALTRRRATNIDDFADGLDGRIRALSATHDLLTQSEWGTTPIASVVAAELAPYMRAEDHGLEVDGPPVELAPNDALSLGLALHELATNASKYGALSEPGGSVSIVWTQTADKLARLEWIESGGPPVAPPRGRGFGTDLIEKIVAHELRHPVELKFDPQGVRCTLVVPIREPVDFAIRAGRKGMRGH, from the coding sequence ATGAGCCGGGTCAGCATCGCCATGGCCTCCGCGCTCGAGCGGCGCGCTTCGATCAACTCCTCATATCTCCGATCGGGGTCCGCGCTGTTCTCGACACAGGAGATCATCGACCCCCAGCTCTTCCGCCGCTTTGTTTCCGAATTACGGCTCGACTCCGATTATCGCGGAGCGGAGGGTATCGGCTGGGCGCGGCGGATCGGGGCCGACGAAGTCCCCGCGCTGGAACGTAGGCTGTCCGCCTATCGTGTGGGGCCGGTCGAGATCACGCCGTCCCTTTCGGAGATGCCGCGTGACAGATTGGTCCCGGTAACGCTGCTGCAACCCGACACCGCGCGCAATCGCCGGGCCATCGGCTACGACATGTACAGCGATCCCGTTCGCCGCGCCGCGATGGACGAGGCGGAAAGGTTGCTGCGCCCGACCGCCAGCGGGCGGGTCACGCTCAAACAGGAGATTGCGGGCACCGCTGCCGGATTTGTCATCTATATGCCCGTGTTCGAGAACGCGCGCGGGCAACGGCGCGTCAAGGGCTTCGTCTACAGTCCGTTCAGTGCGCAGGACTTTCTTTCCTCAGCCGCCGAGCTGGTGGATATCGGCGATTTTTCGGTGGTGCTTTACGACGGCGCAAACGGCGGCGGGTCTTTAATGGGCCAGATCAACGGCGAGGACGAACCACGCTCCAGCACTCGTCAGGCCGTTGCCATCGCCAACCGGAACATGACGGTCGAGATTTCGTCTTCCCGATCCAACGCGCTCTCGTCCCTGTCGATGATCACTCTGATCTTTGGTCTCGCGGTCGCAAGTCTGCTGATGCTGGTATCCCGCCTGCTGACGCGGCAGGCGCTGGAAGATCAACGCTCGCTCGACTGGTTCGCCGAGCAAAATTCGATCCGCGATTCGCTCACGCGCGAATTGAACCACCGGGTCAAGAACACGCTCGCGAACGTTCTCTCGATCGTCGCTCTCACCCGGCGCCGCGCGACCAATATCGATGATTTCGCCGATGGGCTCGATGGGCGGATCCGCGCATTGTCCGCAACGCATGATCTGCTCACCCAATCGGAATGGGGTACGACACCGATCGCCTCGGTCGTCGCAGCCGAGCTTGCCCCCTACATGCGCGCGGAAGATCACGGACTCGAAGTCGATGGCCCGCCGGTGGAGCTTGCCCCGAACGACGCGCTTTCGCTTGGTCTGGCGCTTCACGAACTGGCGACGAACGCGTCGAAGTACGGCGCATTGAGCGAGCCGGGGGGCAGCGTTTCGATCGTATGGACGCAGACCGCGGACAAGCTGGCGCGGCTCGAATGGATCGAGAGCGGTGGGCCGCCGGTAGCACCGCCGCGCGGACGCGGTTTCGGCACCGATCTTATCGAGAAAATCGTGGCACACGAATTGCGCCATCCGGTCGAATTGAAGTTCGACCCCCAAGGCGTGCGTTGTACGCTGGTAGTGCCGATCCGCGAGCCGGTTGATTTCGCAATCCGCGCGGGCAGAAAAGGAATGCGCGGCCATTAA
- a CDS encoding response regulator, protein MSLGDQIAKNLPYLRRYARALTGSQATGDAFVRATLEAALADQDLKQSLEGGRVPLYRAFNKVWSSAYMEVPEKEAGGELHENAASDRLKSITPLNRQALLLTTLEDFSVEQAAEIMDLEENDVESLVQEAVAEIDRETSTNVLIIEDEPLISMQLEDLVKSLGHEICGTAATRTQAQEVVAEKTPGLVLADIQLADGSSGLDAVDDILAISTVPVIFITAYPERLLTGDRPEPTYLVTKPFQEQTVRAAISQALFFGSSRPLA, encoded by the coding sequence ATGTCGCTCGGTGACCAGATTGCCAAGAATTTGCCCTATTTGCGCCGTTACGCCCGCGCTCTAACCGGCTCCCAAGCCACCGGAGACGCATTCGTGCGGGCCACGCTGGAAGCAGCGCTTGCCGACCAGGATCTCAAACAGTCGCTAGAAGGTGGCCGTGTGCCTCTGTACCGGGCATTCAACAAGGTTTGGTCCAGCGCTTACATGGAAGTGCCGGAAAAGGAGGCGGGTGGCGAACTGCACGAAAATGCAGCGTCCGACCGGCTCAAGTCGATCACTCCGCTGAACCGTCAGGCCTTACTGCTCACCACGCTTGAGGATTTTTCGGTCGAGCAGGCTGCCGAGATCATGGATCTGGAAGAAAACGACGTGGAAAGCCTGGTCCAGGAGGCGGTCGCCGAAATCGATCGTGAGACCTCGACCAACGTGCTCATCATCGAAGACGAACCGCTGATCTCCATGCAGTTGGAAGACCTGGTAAAGTCGCTCGGTCACGAAATCTGCGGAACCGCCGCTACGCGCACGCAGGCGCAGGAAGTTGTTGCGGAAAAGACCCCCGGTCTCGTGCTGGCGGATATCCAGTTGGCCGATGGATCCAGCGGGCTCGATGCCGTCGACGACATTCTTGCGATCAGCACGGTGCCGGTCATCTTCATCACAGCCTATCCCGAACGCCTGCTGACCGGGGATCGTCCGGAGCCGACCTATCTGGTCACCAAGCCTTTCCAGGAACAGACGGTGCGCGCGGCGATCAGCCAAGCCCTGTTCTTCGGATCGAGCCGCCCGCTCGCCTGA
- a CDS encoding response regulator has protein sequence MGTAVEPDSKDRDGRLPRRVLVVEDDGILAISIEDTLRDAGIENIELIASTEAALEALRRERPDAVILDIHLADRDDGWTIAELLRSLGPNRPRIVFSTGAPDAIPDDIAELGSVLAKPYDNSDLIELLREPKRQGILSRLRGALG, from the coding sequence ATGGGAACAGCTGTCGAGCCGGATTCGAAAGACCGTGATGGCCGGTTGCCCCGACGTGTTCTGGTTGTCGAAGATGACGGCATCCTCGCCATCTCCATCGAAGATACGCTACGCGACGCCGGGATCGAGAATATCGAATTGATCGCCTCGACCGAGGCCGCTCTCGAAGCTCTGCGGCGCGAGCGGCCCGATGCAGTGATCCTCGACATTCATCTCGCCGATCGCGACGATGGCTGGACGATCGCAGAACTGCTGCGCTCGCTCGGCCCGAACCGGCCCCGGATCGTCTTTTCAACGGGTGCGCCAGACGCGATACCCGACGACATCGCAGAACTGGGGTCGGTGCTTGCCAAACCATACGACAATTCCGACTTGATCGAACTGCTGCGCGAACCGAAGCGTCAAGGCATCCTGTCGCGTCTGCGCGGCGCTCTCGGCTAA